The following is a genomic window from Hymenobacter sp. APR13.
GAGGCCTTCGACGGTATTCTGCAGGATGTGCTGCGCGAATACGACCTGCAGGAAGCCTTTGCGCGGCGCCCGGCCGTGCTCTACCGGCTCATGTCCATTGCCCGTAGCGCCATGCTTGTGCGCCGCGACTTTGTGTCGTTTGCGCCGTTTGTGCGCCGCTGCTACCACCTCATGGAGAAGCGCCACGGCTTCTTGCCCGCCCACCGCTACTACCAGCTGGGGCTGCTCTACATGGTGGCTCATGCCCTGTACCGCACCCGCAAGTTTCAGGAGTCGGTGGCGTATCTGGAGCAGCTGCGCAGTGTGTTGAGCGAGGGCGGCGCGCAGGCCTACCAGGCCGCCTGGCTGCCGCGCTACACGTTTCTGCTGGCCGCCAACAACGCCTTCCTGCACCGCAACGCCGAAAGCATCCGGCTGCTGGAGCAGGTGCTGCGCCAGCCCGCCGCCGTGCTGTCCCCGCGCGACGAAATGACGGCCCGTCTCGGGCTGGCCTTCCATTATTTCGCCGAAAGCCAGTTCGCCAAAGCCAACCAGACGCTCATCAGCATCGGCCGCTCCGACCATTGGTGCGAGCAGGAAATGGGCCTGGAGTGGATGCTCAACAAGAGCATGGGCGAAATGCTGGTGCAGTTCGAGCTCGGTAACCCCGACCTGGCTCTCAACCGCCTGCGCGCCATCGAGCGGGTGCTGCGGGAGCGGTTCAGCGCCGATGGCGAGGGCTACGTGGCGGTGCTACGCTACCTGAGTCTGGTGCGCGACATCATCGAAGACCCGGCGGAGGCCCGTCGGCCGGGCTTTGCTGAGCGGGTAAGTCAGTTGCCGCCCTTCGCGCCCCTGGAACAGGAAGATTTGCAGGCCTTGAGCTTCTATAGCTGGCTGTACGCCCGCACCCAGGGCCGGCCCTACTACACAGTGCTGCTGGAACTGGCCGGCAGCAGTTCGCCGGCACCCGAGGCCCAGTTAGCCACGGCCAGCGGTTCGCCCGCCTAAAAGCAAATGGCCCCTTTCAATCCGTGAAACGGAAAGAAAGGGGCCATTTGCTTTTAGGCGAGAACTGAGTACCGACCAGTAATTAGTTGCTGCGGGTTTCGCGCTCTACTTCGGCAGCTGCTTCCTTGGTTTCGGCAGCGGCTTTGTTAGCGGCGTTTTCAGTAGCGGCAGCCGTTTTATCGGCAGCATTTTCGATGGCGTTGCCAGCGTTGTTGGCAGCAGCTTCCGTGGAGTTGGCGGCGTTGTTGGCGGCGGCCTCCGTGGCGTTGGCCGCGTTAGTGGCTTCAGCGGCGGCGGCGTCGCCTACGTTTTCGGCAGCGGCTTCGGTGTTTTCGGCAGCAGCATCGGCATTCTCTTTGCCTTCCTGGGTGCAGGAGGTAGCAGCGAAGGCAACGGCAGTGGCAACGAACAGGGCTTTGAACGACATTTTCATGGCAAGAAGAAGTTGAGTATGGAAATTAACTGAACATCCCTTAATAGCGCTCTGCTTCAGAGGTAACCCACGCTAAATGGGCGGGTACTGGCAATTGTTGTCGTTCCAACGCTTACCGTTTGTTGTCCGTAAGCGGAGCCTCGTTTGTCTGGTTTAATTACGTGAATTGATGAAATGTTTTTTGCCCGTTTCACTCGGGATGCTGCTTGCGCTGCCCGTGGTAAGCTGGGCCCAAACCAATGATGGATTTCTTCGCCGCGACGGAACCATGTATGTGCTGCGCAACGGCCAGCCCAGGCCCATGGCCCACGAGGTGCACCTGCCCAACGGCCGCACCGTCACGCCCGACGGGTTTTTGGTAGCCGCCGATGGCCGCCGTACCGAACTGCGCAATGGCAGTGGCTGCGACCTAAGTGGCCAGCCCACCACTACCGCCAACCAGGCCAACCGGGTAGTGCTGCAGCCCGTGGCCAACTCTGCCGCGGCAGGCCGCGGACCGGTGTACGTGCAGGGCCAGCCAGGCTGGGCCAAGTGGGCAGGAGGGCGCGGGAAAGGCCACCACAAGAAGCGCAAAGGCAAAAAGCACGACGACTAGCCCACGGCTCCCTACTTCACTTCGTCGGCATCGGTGTCGATGTAAAACGTGCGGCCCTGCTGGGTTACCCGGGCACGGCCTTCTACAAAGTCGGCGGCGCTGTCGTAGCTGCCGAACGGCTCGGTCCCTTCGGTGGGGTCGTCGAGGTAGTCTTGGGTGATGAAGGTGTAGCGGCCTTGGCGTTTCACCCGGGCCAAGCCTTCCCGAAACGGGTAGGCTTCCTGAAAGATGACCGGATCCTTGAGCTGCTCTTCGGGCCCGGTGATATAGAACCAGCCCCGGCGGTCGAGTACGGCAGCTTTGCCCTCGCTGAAGGGCAGGGCGGCGTAGTAGTAAGCGTTGAACTCCTGGCCCTGCAAATCCAGAAACGTGTACAGCTTGCCAATCCGGGCGCGAGCGTAGCCCTCGGAATACGACTGCAGCGCATCGTAGGCGGGTGGCACTACTTCCTCGCCACCTTCATCCAGAAACCCAAACACCCCATCCTGCTCCACCACCGCCCGGTGCTCGGCCTCAAACGGGCCCGCCGAGGTATAGCGGGCCGGCACCAGCGTATCGGCGTGGGCGGTGAGGTAGCCCCAGCGGCTGCCTTCCTGAAAGGGCACTGGCGGCCCGGCCGTCGCGGCGCGCACGCTCCACCACACCAAGCCCGCGCCCAGCAGCCCGGCGCCGGCCAGTGTTGCCTGCTTTTTGTAGCGTTGCCACTGCCGCAGCCGTTGTTTGGCCTGGGGCCAGCTCAGCCGCACTCCGGCCTGCCGGTTTGAAATGCGGGCTGCCTGCGGCTGGCTTCCCCCAGAAGCGGGAGGTGCCTGCTGAAGCTGCTGCATCAGGCCTTCCAGCTGCCGGATGCGGCTATCCAGGGCGTGGTTGCGCTCTTCCAGATCGGTGCGGGAGGCGCGCATG
Proteins encoded in this region:
- a CDS encoding DUF6799 domain-containing protein, yielding MLLALPVVSWAQTNDGFLRRDGTMYVLRNGQPRPMAHEVHLPNGRTVTPDGFLVAADGRRTELRNGSGCDLSGQPTTTANQANRVVLQPVANSAAAGRGPVYVQGQPGWAKWAGGRGKGHHKKRKGKKHDD